From the genome of Nostoc punctiforme PCC 73102, one region includes:
- a CDS encoding helix-turn-helix domain-containing protein, whose amino-acid sequence MNLMQVTLSVDLPGLGTRIREIRESKGLSPTWVAAQAGMSVGNLYRIETEDAKSLPRETLRKLSDALGVNFDAEVKAALVQEME is encoded by the coding sequence ATGAACTTAATGCAAGTTACTCTGTCGGTTGATTTGCCTGGTCTAGGCACTCGGATTAGAGAGATTAGAGAGTCCAAGGGACTATCCCCAACTTGGGTAGCAGCTCAAGCTGGTATGAGTGTTGGCAACCTCTATCGTATAGAAACAGAAGATGCAAAGTCTTTACCGCGTGAAACTTTGCGTAAGCTTTCTGATGCCCTTGGTGTAAATTTTGATGCCGAGGTTAAAGCTGCTTTAGTGCAAGAGATGGAATAA